From the genome of Hyperolius riggenbachi isolate aHypRig1 chromosome 9, aHypRig1.pri, whole genome shotgun sequence, one region includes:
- the LOC137533696 gene encoding E3 ubiquitin/ISG15 ligase TRIM25-like, with the protein MASADVTAELRCSICMEIYRDPVTLPCGHNFCRGCITQAWDYQVHLKEYKCPECQKIYRKRPELVRNTTLHNICEAFHATETDQEQTGVFCNYCDFSVPATKSCLQCETSLCDHHLRRHDRSGGHTVLPPTTDLEKRKCSVHKKVLECYCTKDAACVCVSCYLIGEHEGHKMMSLDKASEKKKKKLRNDLQKLNTKTKKAEKKVQSLEELKIKAKEHSETERATAPIRYLRRRWVVPSNTRQVKSYEDALRRLGIKKEELSRKMRHIEELCNMTDPLTVLQEPDTGDLCDTEDRHDKQLHDGRDQGCQRKFLFLMKKSGLRNFWAVSAAYLQGEAWVGLNRGHYFFL; encoded by the coding sequence ATGGCGTCTGCTGATGTGACTGCTGAGCTCCGCTGCTCCATCTGTATGGAGATCTATAGAGATCCTGTGACCTTGCCGTGTGGCCACAACTTCTGCCGGGGCTGCATCACACAAGCCTGGGACTATCAGGTGCATCTAAAGGAATATAAATGTCCTGAATGTCAGAAGATATACAGGAAGAGGCCTGAGCTGGTGAGGAACACAACGTTACATAATATCTGTGAGGCTTTCCATGCTACAGAGACAGATCAGGAGCAGACCGGGGTCTTCTGTAATTACTGTGACTTTTCTGTTCCTGCCACTAAATCCTGTCTGCAGTGTGAGACCTCCTTGTGTGATCATCACCTGAGGAGACATGACAGGTCAGGAGGACACACTGTACTGCCTCCCACCACTGACCTGGAGAAGaggaaatgctccgtccataagAAGGTCCTGGAGTGTTATTGCACTAAGGATgcagcctgtgtctgtgtgtcttgcTATTTAATTGGGGAACATGAAGGACAtaagatgatgtcactggacaaggcctctgagaagaaaaagaaaaagctgagaaatgatctGCAGAAACTAAACACAAAGACAAAGAAGGCTGAGAAAAAAGTCCAGAGTCTAGAGGAACTCAAAATAAAAGCAAAAGAACACAGTGAAACAGAGAGAGCCACTGCCCCAATTAGATACCTCAGGAGACGGTGGGTAGTCCCGAGTAACACCAGGCAGGTAAAATCCTATGAGGATGCCCTCAGAAGGCTGGGCATAAAGAaggaggagctgtccaggaagatgcgtcacattgaggagctgtgtaacatgactgatccactgactgtcttacaggaaccagacacaggtgacttgtgtgacacggaggacagacATGATAAGCAGCTCCATGACGGAAGGGATCAGGGTTGCCAACGCAAATTcttatttttaatgaaaaaatctGGACTCCGAAATTTTTGGGCAGTGTCAGCAGCATACTTGCAAGGAGAAGCTTGGGTGGGGCTAAATCGTGggcattatttttttctttag